The Phaeodactylum tricornutum CCAP 1055/1 chromosome 8, whole genome shotgun sequence genome has a window encoding:
- a CDS encoding predicted protein has product MTYQYPMERVLFNLHQKMCTSAMRRTSNRSRSLAEHVLLVLAVCGFGALLLLHISFVYSGTSTGRIDSSFRNIPIACLPSVPGFVMNADISHVSLIDDGNSSASSGLMDTNCLVAHKHNMTDSCSNRDASRKQKLFSFSRVKGYLLLPDSICEQHDVSVQHVAISKSDVQCFGEPFLQALIFGLVGPDTVILNWLLTLYDGEGFVYNPRTKVLHDLSQHGISLKYDGHDLPYSSKAQDESLSSERSSFVSMIWYKHLFLKFAVVLKTTFLFFITTTLVSFTLRETQERMLDFTHQLQARVRSRRPVVNLVTTHLADSLVFCPVMVGMIFFLIEFYRALGSTVCFMAHSMLFFWHRFELPAVALGHITVENPRMGMIPSSTGSGYRVQPATSVQGSPAPHTNGASLDRITRANNNVTAGPAIQLHPRQYQLVRQHSHGTSASIGRMSRQASSTALFHSGEDGDESYMYFMDGEVVMHRAHTPSSTTGSGGYGTFSTTSSPCHDCPLTQQNTGIPDHVLAEVGVGPTMEADYVDNEGALLDFNHGEEDITANTSAYCTSSPARSVMPHRQDDTEPSTLQLILDATPRSDNLSNHGSRHDTDPMCPPHFKHDEAGPPLPHALSDDRLATLAPRRRLLGGATHPKKD; this is encoded by the exons ATGACCTATCAGTATCCAATGGAACGTGTACTCTTTAATTTACATCAGAAGATGTGCACATCTGCGATGCGACGAACGAGTAATAGAAGCAGGAGTCTGGCCGAGCATGTTCTTCTCGTGCTCGCGGTCTGTGGCTTTGGAGCGCTTCTTCTGCTGCATATATCGTTTGTGTACAGCGGAACATCTACCGGTCGCATCGATTCCAGCTTTCGAAATATTCCGATAGCTTGCTTACCAAGCGTCCCGGGGTTTGTGATGAATGCCGATATTTCTCATGTCAGCCTTATAGATGACGGAAATTCAAGTGCAAGCTCAGGACTCATGGATACAAATTGTTTGGTTGCGCATAAACACAATATGACTGACTCTTGTTCGAATAGAGATGCCTCAAGGAAACAAAAATTGTTTTCATTCTCGAGGGTGAAGGGTTATCTCCTTCTCCCGGATTCTATTTGTGAGCAGCATGATGTTTCGGTACAGCACGTTGCAATATCCAAGTCGGATGTCCAGTGTTTTGGAGAACCTTTTCTGCAAGCTCTCATATTTGGCCTCGTAGGGCCTGATACCGTCATACTAAATTGGCTTCTGACTCTTTACGACGGCGAGGGGTTCGTCTACAACCCGAGAACGAAAGTGTTGCATGATTTGAGCCAACACGGAATAAGTTTGAAGTACGACGGGCATGACTTACCGTACAGCAGTAAAGCCCAAGACGAAAGCCTGAGTAGTGAACGATCGTCATTTGTATCTATGATCTGGTATAAGCATCTCTTCTTGAAGTTTGCTGTTGTGCTCAAAACGACCTTCCTCTTCTTTATAACTACAACGTTGGTTTCCTTCACACTCCGAGAAACACAAGAGCGAATGCTGGACTTCACGCACCAGCTCCAGGCACGGGTACGGTCCCGAAGGCCTGTAGTCAATCTTGTTACAACCCATCTCGCAGACAGTCTTGTCTTTTGTCCTGTGATGGTGGGCATGATTTTTTTTCTCATTGAGTTTTACCGCG CACTTGGGTCCACTGTTTGCTTCATGGCGCATTCCATGCTCTTTTTCTGGCATCGATTTGAGTTACCTGCTGTTGCGTTAGGGCACATTACGGTGGAAAATCCACGGATGGGAATGATACCATCATCGACTGGTAGCGGGTATCGTGTACAGCCAGCAACGAGCGTTCAAGGCTCTCCGGCTCCACACACAAATGGGGCTTCTTTGGATCGGATTACACGTGCAAATAACAACGTAACAGCTGGCCCCGCGATCCAACTTCACCCTCGCCAGTACCAATTGGTCCGCCAGCACAGTCATGGGACATCTGCCAGCATAGGGCGCATGTCTCGGCAAGCTTCATCTACTGCTCTATTTCATTCTGGCGAGGACGGCGATGAATCTTACATGTATTTCATGGACGGGGAAGTCGTTATGCACCGCGCACATACTCCTTCATCCACCACCGGGTCAGGTGGCTACGGTACGTTCTCGACCACAAGTAGCCCTTGTCATGATTGTCCACTGACGCAGCAAAACACCGGCATACCTGATCATGTATTGGCCGAAGTCGGGGTTGGACCGACTATGGAAGCTGATTATGTGGACAATGAAGGAGCCTTGCTTGACTTCAATCATGGTGAAGAAGATATTACCGCAAATACCAGCGCTTACTGCACATCATCACCGGCGCGCTCGGTGATGCCTCATCGACAAGACGATACCGAACCCAGCACCCTGCAACTGATTCTGGATGCGACTCCTAGGTCGGACAATTTGAGTAATCATGGCTCCCGACATGATACCGACCCAATGTGTCCGCCCCACTTTAAGCACGACGAAGCTGGCCCCCCTCTTCCGCATGCCTTGTCAGACGACCGGCTGGCCACACTTGCACCACGGCGGCGATTATTAGGCGGTGCGACGCATCCAAAAAAGGATTGA
- a CDS encoding predicted protein: protein MKMVSQPLSPITPSAASWWSLMDDERFDDVKSINLDRLPGSPSTQPATKSSLCAMAIAESSSDETTLASFDDDDDKRAWKSPKDADKRVGQQSPKKVQWQHPIQKTLQFHNNHDCTPSIRDATDKLLDLVEGSACKFNTKKSESSKRLEILESNVLENKKSAVWDAVDDNSRSESRNHPKRISFVNGSFDFNPDHGKGVAFSSDDRFFDLEDELGNIRQQRSTGSEFFSKYKDWLRGSGSVFDRETPNLEREYRHSKNCKSLAAEIVIRRYKKNESHPALPPDIKRKPHKTGSKANKAVPETVNISPKTEVNLRSLHQVFSGLTPSPGGRKCFHDESFADEKIPKTCMLSISPVLASKTRKIFKRLAFAHSASTLSTSMMTGESRQLHTPENNLENSAKASFYFADNRNSYVAYFQRGDDAHKCVDLYEQPSPSIFPTLESEVVVRIEASTISKADCFVRSGLWWGEDSMSKLTLPIVPGVAFCGIVHQIDKRRHRSGLKRGDRVIALVRVGANARHLCVHTDRVIKVATDLTDVRSLACLPEVYLTAFQSLNIIRKNSCRYRSSSLTGKSILVLGGETLLGRAVLELACASNAATVYATAPKSQFNLIEQWGAVPLEENPHHWFSLLKGRLDMLISVKDSTSDESELKSEHAQALNRKGIIVEVGKPERKERLMVSLDNLETCGTEMDRKLYHYNVFDAWEKDPKQAKRDLSHLLNMLQKGFIRPKILKTVPLSKVAMVHNFLESKCRDGFMLCEPWANSARREISTSGIGFHGELASFPVGDGRKRKKNITESQRVAI, encoded by the coding sequence ATGAAAATGGTCTCTCAACCGCTTTCGCCAATAACGCCGTCTGCAGCCTCGTGGTGGTCGCTCATGGACGACGAACGCTTTGACGACGTAAAGTCAATCAACCTTGATCGACTGCCAGGGTCACCGTCAACCCAGCCAGCCACAAAGAGCAGCTTGTGTGCAATGGCCATCGCTGAAAGCTCTTCTGACGAAACGACACTTGCTAGCtttgatgatgacgatgacaaaCGAGCTTGGAAGTCTCCAAAAGATGCAGACAAACGGGTTGGTCAGCAGTCTCCAAAAAAGGTTCAGTGGCAACATCCAATTCAAAAAACACTTCAGTTCCATAATAACCATGACTGCACTCCTTCAATTCGAGATGCAACTGACAAGCTGCTTGATTTGGTCGAAGGTAGCGCCTGCAAGTTCAATACCAAAAAATCTGAAAGCTCAAAACGGCTAGAAATCCTCGAAAGTAACGtattggaaaacaaaaaatcaGCTGTCTGGGATGCTGTCGACGATAACTCTAGAAGCGAGAGTCGCAATCACCCAAAGAGAATTTCCTTTGTCAATGGATCCTTTGATTTCAATCCAGACCATGGGAAGGGCGTAGCATTTAGCTCAGACGATCGTTTCTTTGACCTGGAAGATGAGCTGGGCAACATTCGGCAGCAAAGAAGTACCGGTTCTGAATTTTTCTCCAAATACAAAGACTGGCTGAGGGGATCAGGATCTGTGTTTGATCGAGAAACCCCAAATTTGGAAAGGGAATACAGGCATTCGAAAAATTGCAAAAGTCTAGCTGCAGAAATTGTAATTCGAAGATATAAGAAGAACGAATCCCACCCGGCTCTTCCGCCAGACATAAAACGCAAACCCCACAAGACAGGGTCGAAGGCGAACAAAGCTGTCCCAGAGACCGTCAACATCTCTCCGAAAACAGAAGTAAACCTCCGTTCACTTCATCAAGTGTTCAGTGGTCTTACTCCAAGTCCTGGAGGGAGAAAGTGTTTTCACGACGAATCATTCGCAGATGAAAAGATCCCGAAAACCTGCATGTTGTCAATTTCACCTGTCCTCGCTTCCAAGACGCGCAAGATTTTTAAAAGACTTGCATTTGCCCACTCTGCATCAACATTGTCAACATCCATGATGACTGGAGAAAGTCGACAACTTCATACTCCGGAAAACAATCTTGAAAATTCTGCAAAAGCTAGTTTTTACTTTGCAGACAACAGAAACTCCTACGTGGCTTACTTCCAAAGAGGCGATGACGCTCATAAGTGTGTTGACCTCTACGAGCAGCCATCACCTTCAATTTTCCCAACTCTCGAGTCTGAAGTTGTCGTCCGCATTGAAGcgtcaacaatttcaaaagcAGACTGTTTTGTTCGAAGTGGCTTATGGTGGGGAGAGGACAGCATGTCGAAACTCACGCTCCCTATCGTTCCAGGTGTTGCCTTCTGCGGAATCGTACACCAAATTGACAAAAGGCGTCATCGAAGCGGTTTGAAGAGAGGTGACCGAGTGATTGCTCTTGTACGGGTTGGGGCTAACGCTCGGCATTTGTGCGTCCATACTGATCGAGTAATAAAAGTCGCAACAGATCTGACAGATGTGCGATCACTGGCTTGTCTTCCCGAAGTGTATCTCACGGCATTTCAGTCGCTAAATATTATTCGCAAGAATTCTTGTCGCTATCGTTCGTCTTCATTGACAGGCAAATCTATTCTGGTACTCGGAGgggaaaccttgcttggtCGAGCAGTCCTTGAGCTGGCGTGCGCTTCCAACGCAGCCACTGTGTACGCCACGGCACCAAAGAGCCAGTTCAATCTTATTGAACAATGGGGGGCCGTTCCTTTGGAAGAGAATCCCCATCATTGGTTTTCCCTGCTCAAAGGGCGCCTAGACATGCTTATCAGTGTCAAGGATTCCACAAGCGATGAATCGGAGCTCAAATCTGAGCACGCACAAGCACTTAACCGAAAGGGTATCATTGTAGAAGTCGGAAAGCCTGAGCGAAAGGAACGATTGATGGTTTCCCTAGACAATCTCGAGACTTGTGGTACTGAAATGGATCGGAAGCTTTATCACTACAATGTGTTTGATGCCTGGGAGAAAGACCCGAAACAAGCTAAGCGCGACCTGTCCCACCTCTTGAACATGTTGCAAAAGGGGTTCATCCGGCCCAAGATCCTCAAAACTGTTCCTTTAAGTAAAGTTGCCATGGTCCACAACTTTCTTGAAAGTAAGTGCCGAGACGGATTCATGCTTTGTGAGCCTTGGGCGAATTCAGCGAGGCGTGAAATTAGCACCTCGGGAATTGGTTTTCACGGAGAGTTGGCTAGCTTTCCTGTTGGTGACggccgaaaaagaaaaaaaaataTAACAGAGTCACAGCGAGTCGCCATCTGA
- a CDS encoding predicted protein — protein MLRVNGIPYAKLGVIGKGGSCKVYRALSKNCSVYAIKKVKLSGMDEKAIAGYSNEIALLKRLRDNPAIIQLLDSEVDLQRHAIFLVMEVGEVDLNHVLQQQAAAQTNGSCGDNKRTLNMNFIRLTWQQMLSAVHCIHEERIIHGDLKPANFLFVRGTLKLIDFGIAKAIQNDDTTNIYRESQIGTLNYMSPEAILDTGTGNSGTRIKTGRASDIWSLGCILYQMIYGRTPFAELHMIQKLQAIVNPEHKISFPFCVDESAIDVMQSCLRRNPDER, from the exons ATGCTCCGAGTGAACGGAATCCCTTATGCGAAGTTGGGTGTCATCGGAAAGGGTGGCTCCTGTAAAGTATACAGGGCGCTGTCTAAGAACTGCTCTGTCTACGCCATCAAGAAGGTCAAACTTAGTGGTATGGACGAGAAGGCCATAGCCGGATATTCGAATGAAATTGCTTTACTAAAGCGCCTTCGAGACAATCCTGCGATCATTCAATTACTAGATAGCGAAGTGGATCTTCAGCGCCACGCTATCTTTTTAGTAATGGAAGTCGGCGAAGTCGATCTAAACCACGTTCTTCAACAGCAAGCAGCAGCACAGACTAACGGTTCTTGTGGAGATAACAAGCGGACTCTCAATATGAATTTTATACGTTTGACATGGCAACAGATGCTAAGTGCAGTGCACTGCATCCACGAAGAGCGAATCATCCATGGAGATTTGAAACCTGCGAATTTCCTATTTGTACGAGGCACACTGAAACTTATCGATTTTGGAATCGCTAAGGCTATTCAGAACGACGATACAACTAACATCTACCGGGAAAGTCAGATTGGTACACTTAACTATATGTCGCCTGAAGCGATTTTGGATACCGGGACAGGAAATAGTGGAACACGAATAAAAACGGGACGG GCGTCTGACATATGGTCACTAGGTTGCATATTATATCAAATGATATATGGGCGAACTCCATTTGCTGAGCTGCATATGATACAGAAGCTGCAAGCTATCGTAAATCCAGAGCACAAAATCAGTTTTCCATTCTGTGTCGACGAAAGTGCCATAGATGTAATGCAGAGTTGTCTACGAAGGAACCCTGATGAAAGA